In the genome of Alphaproteobacteria bacterium, the window TTGAATTGATCACCTTTGTAGAAAACGAAAGCGTTGTGATTAAGATGTCGCCATTTGAAATGGGCGCCATGCTGTGTGTTTTGCTACAAGTTTGGTTGTATGGCCGGCTGAATATTTTAGGCCCCGTCATTGGTGTAATCGGTACAGCGATGTGGATTTTCCTCGCAAGCCGGAGCGATCCTGTGATGATGGGCTTGATCATTTTGAACATTATTCTGATGCTGCAAAATATCTGGAACTTCATTAAATGGTCGCGCAACAAAAAGCTTGCGGATGCTGCAACCGCACAAGAGCATATCCTTAAGGATGCCGACGCTGCGTAATGCATAAACAAACAAAAAAAGCCCTGCTGTTGTATACAGCAGGGCTTTTTTATTGAATAAAATTAATTGGCAACGTCACTGATGAGTCGCAGATTATCCAGCGCGGATTCAGCCTTTTTATCTTTCTTGTCTTTTGCAGTGCTGTCTTGCGCATCATCCTCAGAATCAGTTTCTGGCTCGCTCATAAACATGGGCGATTGAAACTGGCTGTCATCAAAGGATTTAGAGGACTCGCTAAAGATTTTAGGGGTTTTTTCAGCTGAATCTATCGGCGTTTCGTCATGGGTGTTGTCATCTAAATCAAGCTTTTCGGTGCGTTTGAATCGACCATCTACAAATGCGCCATCTTCGATGGTGAGGGCTTCGTGCATAATCACGCCCTCGGCGCGACACCCTTTGTAAAAATGGACATTGCGCGCCTTGATTAGCCCTTGAACGGTTCCATAGATATGTACCATCTCGGCAACCACATCGCCTTTGATGTGGCCATTTTTACGTAATGTAGCAGTATGGCATTTTACATTGCCCTCGATTGTGCCATCGATATCAACAATGCCACCGCATTGGATATTGCCTATAACA includes:
- a CDS encoding nicotinamide mononucleotide transporter, coding for MDFLFELITFVENESVVIKMSPFEMGAMLCVLLQVWLYGRLNILGPVIGVIGTAMWIFLASRSDPVMMGLIILNIILMLQNIWNFIKWSRNKKLADAATAQEHILKDADAA
- a CDS encoding polymer-forming cytoskeletal protein codes for the protein MFSRKKNKTSKPNAATPEAPKSAAKKSGTGIPSIISSDLHVIGNIQCGGIVDIDGTIEGNVKCHTATLRKNGHIKGDVVAEMVHIYGTVQGLIKARNVHFYKGCRAEGVIMHEALTIEDGAFVDGRFKRTEKLDLDDNTHDETPIDSAEKTPKIFSESSKSFDDSQFQSPMFMSEPETDSEDDAQDSTAKDKKDKKAESALDNLRLISDVAN